The following proteins come from a genomic window of Alicyclobacillus dauci:
- the rpmE gene encoding 50S ribosomal protein L31, producing the protein MKSGIHPTYNKVLVTCACGNTFETGSTKENLRVEICSQCHPFYTGKQKLIDAGGRVDKFNKKYGIKSAQ; encoded by the coding sequence ATGAAATCGGGTATCCATCCGACATACAATAAAGTGCTTGTAACTTGTGCATGTGGTAACACGTTTGAAACGGGATCGACAAAAGAAAATCTTCGTGTTGAAATTTGCTCACAGTGCCACCCTTTCTACACGGGTAAGCAGAAGCTCATCGATGCGGGCGGCCGTGTTGATAAGTTCAACAAGAAGTACGGTATTAAGAGCGCGCAATAA
- a CDS encoding L-threonylcarbamoyladenylate synthase — protein sequence MKRFFITGDEHVRKQIFENAGELIRTGKLVAFPTETVYGLGANALDETAVRRIFVAKHRPVDNPLIVHIENLDQLSALVPEGYQVDDRVQKLIDAFWPGPLTVILPVGPNVAPSVHPGQDTIAVRMPDHPVAQALIKASGCPIAAPSANTSGRPSPTSADAVAEDLADVIEGLIDGGPCGIGVESTVVVVEGERATILRPGGITQEMIADVIDVPVVYDAGSPSTDAAPRAPGMKYRHYAPEARVHVWWGDEEEIYAAMRTLLSTDDDALDDEPSMTVGIIAPADFLNRYEFPIPKSSQVGLDTEAYPEELAHDLYRLLRDFDHAGMTDILIYGLNPTRGIGTAVMNRLQKASEGRIFHV from the coding sequence ATGAAGCGTTTCTTCATCACTGGCGATGAGCATGTGCGCAAGCAAATATTTGAAAACGCGGGAGAGCTGATCCGCACTGGGAAACTTGTCGCATTTCCCACTGAAACGGTTTACGGCCTTGGTGCGAACGCACTCGATGAAACCGCCGTTCGCCGGATCTTTGTAGCCAAGCATCGCCCTGTGGACAATCCACTCATTGTACATATAGAAAATCTCGATCAACTTTCCGCCTTGGTTCCTGAGGGTTATCAGGTTGACGACCGGGTTCAAAAGTTGATAGACGCTTTTTGGCCCGGTCCGCTCACGGTTATTCTCCCGGTGGGCCCCAACGTTGCGCCTTCCGTGCACCCAGGCCAGGACACCATTGCCGTGCGGATGCCTGATCACCCAGTGGCCCAGGCCCTGATCAAAGCAAGTGGCTGTCCCATTGCGGCACCGAGCGCGAATACGTCGGGTCGACCGAGTCCCACGTCGGCCGATGCCGTTGCGGAGGATTTGGCGGACGTCATCGAAGGACTCATCGACGGTGGCCCTTGTGGAATCGGCGTAGAATCGACCGTTGTCGTGGTCGAGGGAGAGCGCGCGACCATCCTGCGACCGGGCGGAATCACCCAGGAGATGATCGCGGACGTTATAGACGTCCCGGTTGTGTACGATGCCGGATCGCCTTCGACAGACGCCGCACCGCGTGCACCCGGTATGAAATACCGGCACTATGCCCCGGAAGCGCGTGTACACGTCTGGTGGGGTGACGAAGAGGAGATCTATGCCGCCATGCGGACCCTCCTGTCAACCGATGATGACGCTTTGGACGACGAGCCATCCATGACCGTCGGCATCATCGCACCGGCAGACTTTCTCAACCGCTATGAGTTTCCAATTCCGAAATCGTCACAGGTCGGTTTGGACACGGAAGCGTACCCAGAGGAACTCGCGCATGATTTGTACCGACTTCTTCGCGATTTCGATCACGCCGGCATGACCGACATCCTCATCTACGGGCTCAATCCCACGCGCGGGATCGGGACGGCCGTCATGAATCGCCTACAAAAAGCATCCGAGGGTCGGATTTTTCACGTTTGA
- a CDS encoding TetR/AcrR family transcriptional regulator, with the protein MSPNVPSSVKNPEKVRTRRAQIIDAAVALFSQKGFHKTTTREIARASGLSNGAVYEYVQSKEDILYLVCKRIHKSVEEQLRLSLSEHALGAVRLRHAIKSFLHVMDAMKDDILLIYQESKSLPSAFLKEVLHDEENITRVFEQLLMDGIEDGSLRTAREGIPLLAHNIVVCGQMWAFRRWALHDVTFEQFSEMQIRMLMQACGADPQVIHGE; encoded by the coding sequence ATGTCACCGAACGTTCCTAGCAGCGTGAAGAATCCCGAAAAGGTCCGGACCAGGCGCGCCCAAATTATCGACGCGGCGGTCGCGCTGTTCAGCCAGAAGGGATTTCACAAGACAACGACGCGTGAAATTGCTAGGGCCAGCGGGCTGTCGAACGGGGCTGTCTACGAGTATGTTCAGTCGAAAGAAGATATCCTCTATCTCGTGTGTAAGCGGATTCACAAATCCGTGGAAGAGCAGCTTCGGTTGAGTCTGTCCGAACACGCGCTTGGTGCTGTGCGATTACGGCATGCCATCAAATCGTTTCTGCACGTGATGGACGCCATGAAAGATGATATCTTGCTCATCTACCAAGAAAGCAAGTCGCTGCCGAGTGCCTTTTTAAAAGAGGTTCTTCATGACGAGGAGAATATCACGCGGGTGTTTGAACAACTGTTGATGGACGGGATCGAAGACGGATCCCTGCGTACGGCTCGCGAGGGTATCCCTCTGCTTGCCCACAACATCGTCGTGTGCGGCCAAATGTGGGCCTTTCGGCGGTGGGCGCTGCACGATGTGACGTTTGAACAGTTTTCCGAAATGCAGATTCGCATGTTAATGCAAGCTTGTGGGGCAGACCCACAGGTCATACACGGGGAATAA
- a CDS encoding response regulator, whose translation MAKVLVVDDQFGIRVLLQEVLQREGYEIFQAPNGLTALDIVQQEHPDLILLDMKIPGMDGLEILRNIRKLELDTKVIMMTAYGELDLIQEAMEMGAIAHFTKPFDIDELRQAVRDQLST comes from the coding sequence GTGGCAAAGGTACTGGTAGTTGATGATCAATTCGGCATCCGCGTTCTCTTGCAGGAAGTCTTGCAACGTGAAGGTTATGAGATATTTCAGGCCCCAAATGGATTGACGGCGCTTGATATCGTCCAACAAGAACATCCAGATTTAATTCTTCTCGACATGAAGATTCCGGGCATGGATGGTTTGGAGATTCTGCGGAATATTCGAAAGCTGGAGCTCGATACGAAAGTGATCATGATGACGGCTTATGGCGAACTCGATCTCATCCAAGAAGCCATGGAAATGGGCGCCATCGCACACTTCACGAAGCCTTTTGACATCGACGAACTACGGCAAGCAGTAAGAGACCAACTCAGTACGTGA
- a CDS encoding methylmalonyl-CoA mutase family protein, with amino-acid sequence MGTASNQSVEKDDRKGRAQAIDFAATQETEPYKSTHAVRFVTASSLFDGHDASINIMRRILQSSGAEVIHLGHNRSVEEIVDAAIQEDVQGIAVSSYQGGHVEFFKYMIDLLQERNASHIRVFAGGGGVIVVDEIKELESYGVAKIFSPDDGRRLGLQGMINHMIRLCDFDTVDETIAREALANVSKANISALAKLVTYVEQSAHREAQAYENILAGIKGQVRDVPVLGITGTGGAGKSSLTDELVRRFIRDFPDKYVAIFSIDPSKQRTGGALLGDRIRMNAIHNDRVFMRSLATRKSRSELSDAIAEAIDIAKAAGFDLIIVETSGIGQGDAEIVSISDVSLYVMTAEFGAPSQLEKIDMLDYADLVVINKSDRRGSEDALRHVRKQVQRNQNKFHANLDEMPVYGTVASQFNDPGTNVMYRALIDTINAKCNTDWESSLDVGTTGLRKPAVIPGDRVQYMLDIVGTVKNYRKFVEQQVELARSTYQLRGTIEQLKQLAVSGEAGRLGLSQSSGHGGSYGSTGQSVSTDSHDADADADVQTLIDTLERMYQHKWETTHYDTKRIIEGWADKKTAYAADEFVTKIRDKEVRTQLTTTSLSGTRISKISLPQYADWGEIVKWSMLENVPGEFPYTAGVFPFKRTEEEPRRQFAGEGTPERTNRRFHYLSEGDPAKRLSTAFDSVTLYGEDPDYRPDIYGKIGESGVSICTLDDMKKLYAGFDLCAQSTSVSMTINGPAPMILAMFMNTAIDQQLEKFEQREGRKPNDEELGQIRAYTLSTVRGTVQADILKEDQGQNTCIFSTEFALRMMGDIQQYFIDKKVRNYYSVSISGYHIAEAGANPISQLAFTLANAFTYVEYYLSRGMKIDDFAPNLSFFFSNGMDPEYTVIGRVARRIWATVMKHKYGANDRSQKLKYHIQTSGRSLHAQEIDFNDIRTTLQALLAIYDNCNSLHTNAYDEAITTPTEDSVRRAMAIQMIINREFGLTKNENPLQGAFIIDELTDLVEAAVLDEFTRINDRGGVLGAMETQYQRSKIQEESMYYEGLKHSGKLPIIGVNTFLNPSTLSNDYVPPKIELARATKDEKEQQIRNLRAFQDRHKDEAPAAIARLQQVAMKGENIFAALMDVVRVASLGQITRALYEVGGKYRRNM; translated from the coding sequence ATGGGGACAGCAAGCAACCAGTCAGTGGAAAAGGACGACAGAAAAGGTAGGGCTCAGGCGATTGACTTTGCCGCAACGCAGGAGACGGAGCCCTACAAGTCGACGCACGCCGTTCGGTTTGTCACCGCATCTAGTCTGTTTGACGGGCACGATGCGTCCATCAACATCATGCGGCGCATCCTCCAGTCATCTGGTGCGGAAGTCATTCATCTCGGACATAACCGGAGCGTCGAGGAAATCGTCGACGCAGCCATTCAGGAGGATGTCCAGGGCATCGCCGTGAGCTCGTATCAGGGCGGGCATGTGGAGTTCTTCAAGTACATGATCGATCTCCTCCAGGAACGGAACGCCTCCCACATTCGCGTCTTCGCGGGCGGTGGCGGTGTGATCGTTGTTGATGAAATTAAGGAGCTCGAATCGTACGGGGTGGCTAAAATATTTTCTCCAGACGATGGACGCCGTCTCGGTCTGCAGGGCATGATCAACCATATGATTCGCCTTTGCGACTTCGATACGGTCGATGAGACAATCGCACGGGAAGCGTTGGCCAACGTCAGCAAGGCGAATATCTCGGCACTGGCGAAACTGGTGACATATGTCGAGCAGTCCGCCCATCGCGAAGCGCAGGCGTATGAGAACATTCTCGCAGGCATCAAGGGACAAGTTCGGGACGTGCCTGTGCTTGGCATCACGGGCACGGGCGGTGCGGGCAAATCGTCCTTGACGGACGAACTCGTTCGCCGATTTATCCGCGACTTCCCGGACAAATATGTGGCTATCTTCTCTATCGATCCGTCCAAGCAACGCACCGGCGGGGCACTTCTCGGGGACCGGATTCGGATGAATGCCATTCATAACGATCGCGTCTTCATGCGCAGCCTCGCCACTCGCAAGTCCCGAAGTGAGCTGTCGGACGCCATCGCTGAAGCCATCGACATCGCCAAAGCGGCCGGATTTGACCTTATCATCGTCGAGACGAGTGGTATCGGGCAGGGCGATGCCGAGATCGTATCTATTTCCGATGTTTCGCTCTATGTCATGACGGCAGAGTTCGGTGCGCCATCGCAGCTGGAGAAGATCGACATGCTGGATTACGCCGATTTGGTTGTCATCAATAAGTCCGACCGTCGCGGTTCCGAAGATGCACTGCGACACGTTCGCAAGCAGGTCCAACGCAACCAGAACAAGTTCCACGCGAATCTCGATGAGATGCCGGTCTACGGCACGGTCGCGAGCCAATTCAACGATCCCGGGACGAACGTCATGTATCGCGCCCTCATCGACACCATCAACGCGAAGTGCAACACGGACTGGGAGAGCTCCCTCGATGTGGGCACCACCGGTCTCCGCAAACCAGCCGTCATCCCCGGCGACAGGGTCCAATACATGCTGGACATCGTTGGGACCGTGAAAAACTATCGGAAGTTCGTCGAGCAGCAGGTGGAACTCGCCCGCAGTACCTATCAATTGCGGGGCACGATTGAGCAGTTGAAGCAGTTGGCTGTCTCTGGTGAGGCGGGGCGGCTGGGGCTGTCTCAGTCCTCTGGCCACGGGGGTTCGTACGGGTCGACGGGGCAGTCTGTCTCGACCGACTCACATGACGCGGATGCCGATGCCGACGTGCAGACCCTTATCGACACTTTGGAACGGATGTATCAGCACAAGTGGGAAACGACCCACTACGACACCAAGCGGATCATCGAGGGCTGGGCGGACAAAAAAACGGCTTATGCCGCCGACGAATTCGTGACGAAGATTCGCGATAAAGAAGTGCGGACGCAACTTACGACCACGTCTCTTTCTGGCACGCGTATTTCCAAGATCTCTTTGCCGCAGTACGCGGACTGGGGCGAGATCGTGAAGTGGTCCATGCTCGAAAATGTGCCCGGGGAATTTCCGTACACGGCGGGGGTATTTCCCTTCAAGCGCACAGAAGAGGAACCGCGCCGACAATTCGCAGGTGAGGGCACGCCGGAGCGGACAAATCGCCGTTTCCACTACCTGAGCGAGGGCGATCCCGCCAAACGTCTGTCGACTGCCTTTGACAGTGTCACACTGTACGGAGAGGACCCAGACTACCGACCGGATATCTACGGCAAAATCGGGGAGAGCGGCGTTAGCATCTGTACGCTTGACGATATGAAGAAACTGTACGCCGGGTTCGATCTCTGCGCACAAAGCACCAGCGTATCCATGACCATCAACGGACCCGCACCCATGATCCTGGCCATGTTCATGAACACGGCCATCGATCAGCAGCTAGAAAAGTTTGAACAACGCGAAGGCCGCAAGCCAAACGACGAGGAACTTGGACAGATCCGCGCCTACACCTTAAGCACGGTTCGCGGGACCGTCCAGGCCGATATCCTGAAGGAGGACCAAGGCCAGAACACCTGCATTTTCTCGACCGAGTTCGCCCTACGCATGATGGGCGATATTCAGCAATACTTCATCGACAAAAAGGTTCGCAACTATTACTCTGTCAGCATCAGCGGTTACCACATCGCGGAGGCAGGCGCGAATCCTATCTCCCAGTTGGCCTTCACACTCGCCAACGCGTTCACATACGTGGAATACTACCTGAGCCGCGGCATGAAGATAGACGACTTCGCACCGAACTTGTCCTTCTTTTTCAGCAACGGCATGGATCCAGAGTACACGGTCATCGGCCGCGTGGCACGCCGTATTTGGGCCACCGTCATGAAGCACAAGTACGGTGCCAATGATCGCAGCCAAAAACTCAAGTATCACATTCAGACGTCTGGACGCTCACTGCATGCGCAGGAGATCGACTTCAACGACATCCGGACAACGCTTCAGGCGCTTCTGGCCATCTACGACAACTGCAACTCTCTGCACACAAACGCGTACGACGAAGCCATCACGACGCCAACCGAGGACAGCGTGCGCCGGGCCATGGCCATCCAGATGATCATCAACCGCGAATTCGGCCTAACCAAAAACGAGAACCCGCTCCAGGGCGCGTTCATCATCGACGAACTGACCGATCTCGTCGAAGCCGCCGTCCTCGATGAGTTCACGCGCATCAACGACAGAGGCGGCGTCCTCGGCGCCATGGAAACGCAGTACCAACGCAGCAAAATCCAAGAGGAATCGATGTACTACGAGGGCCTCAAGCACTCCGGCAAGCTACCGATTATCGGCGTTAACACATTCCTCAACCCGTCCACGCTGTCGAACGACTACGTGCCGCCGAAAATCGAATTGGCCCGCGCCACGAAGGACGAAAAGGAGCAACAAATCCGCAACCTCCGGGCATTTCAGGATCGGCACAAGGATGAGGCCCCTGCGGCCATTGCGCGACTCCAGCAGGTCGCCATGAAGGGCGAGAACATTTTCGCCGCCCTGATGGACGTCGTCCGCGTCGCGAGCCTCGGGCAAATCACCAGGGCGCTGTACGAAGTGGGCGGAAAGTATCGGCGGAATATGTGA
- the prmC gene encoding peptide chain release factor N(5)-glutamine methyltransferase: MSYGQTYGGLLTAMTQALAKADVYSSWPADEVQHQTRAEAEQMLAHVTGWSRLQLLQHFSDNVPGHILKQLQQYTEERAGGKPLAYILGHTDFYGRVFQTRPGCLIPRPDTETVADHTIRWITVHRPSAKVVDIGTGTGCIAITVALECPDAHVTAVDVADDAVQLANANARLLEATNVAVVQRDGFEWLHDAETFDKVNVIVSNPPYIPAGEKDLLEVSVKSYEPHLALFAGEDGLSFYRRFAKLTEEVFLEGPAALFLEVGMGQARDVVQLFRAEPQWADFSVQVYNDLRGVERVVALMR; the protein is encoded by the coding sequence ATGTCATATGGTCAGACGTATGGTGGTCTTCTCACAGCCATGACCCAGGCACTGGCAAAGGCCGATGTTTATTCGTCGTGGCCTGCGGACGAGGTCCAACACCAGACACGTGCAGAGGCGGAACAAATGCTCGCACATGTTACCGGCTGGTCACGGTTGCAACTGCTTCAGCACTTTTCTGACAATGTGCCAGGGCACATATTGAAACAACTTCAGCAATACACTGAGGAGCGGGCAGGTGGGAAACCACTGGCTTATATCCTTGGCCATACGGATTTTTATGGGCGGGTCTTTCAGACGCGCCCTGGTTGTCTCATTCCTCGTCCTGACACAGAGACCGTCGCGGATCACACGATCCGCTGGATAACCGTACACAGACCATCAGCGAAGGTCGTCGACATCGGAACGGGCACGGGATGCATCGCCATCACTGTCGCCTTGGAGTGTCCGGATGCACATGTCACCGCCGTGGATGTAGCGGATGACGCCGTCCAGCTGGCGAACGCGAACGCCCGTCTTCTTGAGGCTACCAACGTGGCGGTGGTGCAACGCGACGGGTTTGAATGGCTGCACGATGCAGAGACTTTCGATAAGGTAAACGTGATCGTCAGTAATCCACCCTATATTCCTGCTGGCGAAAAGGACTTGCTTGAAGTGAGCGTGAAGTCTTACGAGCCGCACCTTGCGCTATTCGCCGGCGAGGACGGTCTGTCATTCTATCGACGGTTTGCGAAACTGACAGAGGAAGTGTTTCTCGAGGGGCCGGCTGCGCTCTTTCTGGAAGTTGGAATGGGGCAGGCGAGAGATGTTGTACAGTTGTTCCGCGCAGAGCCGCAGTGGGCAGATTTTTCCGTCCAGGTGTACAATGACTTACGAGGCGTTGAGCGTGTTGTAGCCCTGATGAGGTAG
- the rho gene encoding transcription termination factor Rho: protein MDIRELEEKKLTELYKFAKEYQIPYYGTMKKRELIFAILKAQAEKDGLMFAAGVLEIMQDGYGFLRPVGYLPSQEDIYVAASQIRRFDLRTGDLVSGKVRSPKENERYFGLLHVEAVNGYSPEVAAERVHFPALTPLFPTERVTLETKPENISTRLIDLFAPVGFGQRGLIVAPPKAGKTLLLKEIANSIATNYPEAHLFVLLIDERPEEVTDMQRSVNGEVVASTFDELPENHIKVAELVLERALRLVEHGQNVVILMDSITRLARAYNLVVPPSGRTLSGGIDPAAFHRPKRFFGSARNVEEGGSLTILATALIDTGSRMDDVIYEEFKGTGNMELHLDRKLAEKRVFPALDIRRSGTRREEALLTKEELEKMWAIRKSMGDNQDFTEMFLRKFKHYKTNREFLDSLSLNREKKPQATPSTVGTTTT, encoded by the coding sequence TTGGATATTCGAGAACTAGAAGAAAAGAAATTAACGGAGCTCTATAAGTTTGCAAAGGAATATCAAATTCCGTATTACGGAACCATGAAGAAGCGTGAGTTGATTTTTGCTATTTTGAAAGCGCAAGCGGAAAAAGATGGACTCATGTTTGCCGCAGGCGTTTTAGAAATCATGCAAGACGGTTACGGATTCCTTCGCCCGGTCGGGTATTTACCCAGCCAAGAAGATATTTACGTGGCAGCCTCGCAAATTCGCCGATTTGATTTACGTACCGGTGACCTCGTTTCTGGTAAAGTTCGATCGCCGAAAGAAAACGAACGATATTTCGGACTTCTCCATGTGGAAGCAGTCAACGGGTATAGTCCAGAAGTTGCCGCAGAACGTGTTCACTTTCCGGCCTTGACGCCATTGTTCCCGACAGAAAGAGTCACGTTGGAAACGAAACCGGAAAACATTTCAACACGCCTCATCGACCTGTTCGCTCCAGTTGGATTTGGTCAGCGCGGTCTCATCGTTGCACCTCCGAAGGCAGGTAAAACCCTTCTTCTCAAAGAGATTGCGAACAGTATCGCAACCAACTATCCTGAAGCCCACCTGTTTGTTCTCTTAATCGATGAACGTCCGGAAGAAGTGACCGACATGCAGCGGTCCGTCAATGGCGAAGTCGTCGCATCGACATTTGATGAACTTCCTGAAAACCACATTAAGGTTGCGGAACTTGTGTTGGAACGTGCACTTCGTCTCGTCGAACACGGCCAGAACGTCGTCATTCTCATGGATAGCATCACGCGTCTTGCCCGTGCCTACAACCTGGTTGTTCCGCCGAGTGGACGTACCCTTTCTGGTGGTATCGATCCGGCCGCTTTCCACCGTCCAAAACGGTTCTTTGGCTCAGCCCGAAACGTGGAAGAGGGCGGCAGTTTGACGATTTTGGCTACGGCACTCATCGACACAGGCTCCCGCATGGATGATGTGATCTACGAGGAGTTCAAAGGTACAGGTAATATGGAGTTACACTTAGACAGGAAGCTCGCAGAGAAACGTGTTTTCCCCGCACTTGATATTCGCCGCTCGGGTACTCGCCGCGAAGAGGCGCTCTTGACCAAAGAAGAACTGGAAAAAATGTGGGCAATTCGAAAGTCCATGGGAGACAACCAAGACTTTACAGAGATGTTTCTGCGCAAATTCAAGCACTATAAAACAAATCGGGAGTTCTTGGATAGTTTGTCGCTCAATCGAGAGAAGAAACCACAAGCCACTCCATCAACGGTAGGGACAACAACGACTTAA
- the prfA gene encoding peptide chain release factor 1: MFDRLQLMEERYQQLSDMLCDPDVVADPNKLRTYAKEQSDLEETVSAYRAWKEAREQLDEAKAMLQEKLDDEMRDFVRAEVHELNERIEKLEEDLQVLLLPKDPNDDKNVFLEIRAAAGGEEAALFAGRLLRMYTRFAEENRWKVEMIDASYTDMGGFRDVTLSIQGKGAFSKLKFESGTHRVQRVPVTESGGRIHTSTATVAVLPEVEEVEVEVSEKDVRVDTFCSTGPGGQSVNTTQSAVRLTHLPTGIVVSCQDEKSQLKNRDKAMKVLRARLFEKYQREQQEEQAASRKSQVGTGDRSERIRTYNFPQSRVTDHRIGLTLHKLEAVLNGDLDEIIQGLVVADRASMLEEAAEA; encoded by the coding sequence ATGTTTGATCGTTTACAGTTAATGGAGGAACGGTATCAACAACTGAGTGACATGCTGTGTGATCCAGATGTTGTTGCAGACCCCAACAAGTTACGGACGTACGCCAAGGAACAGTCTGACTTGGAGGAAACGGTGTCTGCTTACCGGGCATGGAAAGAAGCAAGGGAGCAACTGGACGAAGCTAAGGCCATGCTGCAGGAAAAGTTGGACGACGAAATGCGGGACTTCGTTCGAGCGGAGGTCCACGAACTGAATGAGCGGATCGAAAAACTGGAGGAAGACTTGCAAGTTCTCCTGTTACCCAAAGACCCGAATGACGACAAGAACGTCTTCTTGGAGATTCGCGCTGCTGCCGGCGGTGAAGAAGCTGCACTGTTCGCGGGTAGACTTCTTCGCATGTACACGCGATTTGCGGAAGAGAATCGGTGGAAGGTTGAGATGATCGATGCCAGTTACACGGATATGGGTGGCTTTCGCGACGTGACGCTCTCCATTCAGGGCAAAGGTGCGTTTAGCAAGCTCAAGTTCGAGAGTGGAACGCATCGCGTTCAGCGTGTGCCTGTCACCGAGTCGGGTGGGCGCATCCACACTTCCACGGCAACCGTCGCGGTCTTGCCGGAAGTGGAGGAAGTCGAAGTCGAGGTAAGCGAAAAAGATGTGCGCGTTGACACGTTCTGTTCAACCGGTCCTGGCGGACAGAGCGTCAACACGACCCAATCGGCTGTTCGCCTGACGCACTTGCCGACGGGCATCGTCGTCTCCTGTCAGGATGAGAAGTCGCAGTTGAAAAACCGCGACAAAGCCATGAAGGTGTTGCGTGCGCGCTTATTTGAGAAGTATCAACGAGAGCAACAAGAAGAGCAGGCTGCGTCCCGAAAGAGCCAGGTTGGCACTGGGGATAGGAGCGAGCGCATTCGCACGTACAACTTCCCGCAAAGCCGTGTGACGGATCACCGGATTGGATTGACTTTGCACAAGCTCGAGGCTGTACTCAATGGCGATCTCGACGAGATCATCCAAGGCCTCGTTGTCGCTGATAGAGCATCCATGCTGGAAGAGGCTGCAGAAGCGTGA
- the spoIIR gene encoding stage II sporulation protein R codes for MGISRFAVFVGIAAAVIGGGRLMMHQPAQVEAKSAVYSNVATPHDAPIPQEALRLRIIANSDSNADQALKLAIRDQVVVKVGAWVKNAKNATQARQIVMEHIPQIEQTALQVEHAHGVYEPINTDVGKVPFPTKIYGNRVYPAGSYEALRITIGKGQGANWWCVLYPPLCFIDITEGDAVPNTGQFPDLPPIETIQVQGANGQKQAVQVRLATEDYGEAAVKAVKQLFKK; via the coding sequence ATGGGGATTTCAAGGTTTGCGGTGTTTGTCGGGATTGCGGCAGCAGTCATTGGTGGCGGTCGTCTCATGATGCATCAGCCAGCGCAGGTGGAGGCCAAGTCAGCCGTGTACAGCAATGTGGCCACGCCTCATGATGCACCCATTCCACAAGAGGCCCTGCGACTACGCATTATCGCCAACAGCGACAGCAATGCAGACCAAGCCCTTAAATTGGCCATCCGGGACCAAGTGGTTGTCAAAGTCGGCGCTTGGGTAAAAAACGCAAAAAATGCGACACAAGCTCGTCAGATCGTCATGGAACACATCCCGCAAATTGAGCAGACTGCCCTTCAGGTCGAACATGCTCACGGGGTGTACGAACCCATTAACACGGATGTTGGCAAAGTTCCCTTCCCGACGAAAATATACGGAAACCGTGTCTATCCAGCGGGAAGTTATGAGGCACTTCGAATTACCATCGGCAAGGGACAAGGCGCGAACTGGTGGTGTGTTCTCTATCCGCCACTCTGTTTTATCGACATCACTGAAGGCGATGCTGTGCCCAACACCGGCCAGTTCCCAGATCTTCCGCCCATTGAGACAATTCAAGTTCAAGGTGCAAATGGCCAAAAACAAGCGGTTCAAGTTCGCCTTGCAACGGAAGACTATGGCGAGGCAGCTGTGAAAGCTGTGAAACAACTCTTTAAGAAGTAG
- the fsa gene encoding fructose-6-phosphate aldolase translates to MKFFIDTANVDEIKQAAAMGILSGVTTNPSLVAKEGRDFVQVLKEIVEIVDGPISAEVVSLDAEGMVKEALPLADIHKNIVIKIPMTAEGMKAVYQLAQRGIRTNVTLIFSANQALVAARAGASFVSPFIGRLDDISQDGAELIADIAHIFDLHAIDTEIIAASIRHPIHVTQAAKAGAHIATIPFKVIDQIIKHPLTDRGIERFLADWSTLQKQ, encoded by the coding sequence ATGAAATTTTTTATCGACACCGCCAACGTGGACGAGATCAAACAAGCAGCTGCGATGGGAATTTTGAGTGGCGTAACGACAAACCCCAGTCTTGTCGCCAAAGAGGGGCGAGACTTCGTTCAAGTCCTCAAGGAAATTGTGGAAATCGTTGATGGACCTATCAGCGCAGAGGTTGTCAGTCTCGATGCAGAAGGTATGGTCAAAGAAGCGCTTCCGCTCGCAGACATTCACAAGAATATTGTGATCAAAATTCCCATGACCGCTGAAGGCATGAAAGCAGTCTATCAATTGGCACAACGTGGGATTCGTACGAATGTCACACTGATCTTCAGTGCGAATCAAGCGCTTGTTGCTGCCCGGGCCGGTGCCTCGTTCGTCAGCCCATTTATTGGTCGTTTGGATGACATCAGTCAAGATGGTGCTGAGTTGATTGCGGACATTGCGCATATTTTCGACTTGCATGCAATTGACACAGAGATCATTGCAGCCAGCATTCGTCATCCAATTCACGTGACACAAGCCGCTAAAGCTGGCGCGCACATTGCTACGATTCCATTTAAAGTCATTGACCAGATCATTAAGCATCCCTTGACAGATCGAGGAATCGAGCGGTTCCTGGCCGACTGGAGCACACTTCAAAAGCAGTAA